TTTGCCGCGTCTGCGCGCCGATGGAACTATGGACAACATCACGCTCGCACGCCTGCTCGACGAAACCGCTGCCCTGCTCGAAATCGACGCAGCCGATCCCTTCCGCATCCGCTCGTATCGCCGCGCCGCTGAGACGGTGGAGCAGCAGACCACGCCGCTCGAAACGCTGATCGGCCCCGATGGCGACGTGAAGCAGCTGCTCGCGATTCCCGGCATCGGCAAAGGTATGGCCGCCAACATTCGCGACCTCGCCGCCACCGGCACCATGCCTCTGCGCGAGGAGTTGCTGACCAAGTACCGAGCGTCGATGCTTGAGCTGCTACGCCTGCCCGGCATGGGCCCCAAGACCGTCGCGCTGCTCTACTCCGCGCTGCAGATCGAGAACATCGACCAGCTTGAAGAAGCCGCCAAGCGCGGTGACCTGCTGCCGCTCCCGCGCATGGGACAAAAGTTCACCGACAAGCTGCTGAAAGGCATCGAAGACTATCGCCGCAACGCTTCGCGCTTCCGCATCGACGACGCGCGCCAGCACGCCGAGCGCGTCAGCGAACTCATCCGCCAGTTCCCCGGCATCGAGACGATCACGCCCGCAGGCTCCCTTCGCCGTGGCAAGGAGAGCGTCGGCGATCTCGACCTGCTCGTCACCGGCCCAGCCTGCGAGCCCGATGTGGTCGCAGCAGCGGTCGAACACGTTGCCACGCTGCCGCTCATCGACAAGCTGCTCGCCCGCGGACAGAACAAGGTCAGCTTCAATCTGCGCAACGGCCTGCAGGTCGACGTGCGGCTGCTGCCTCGAGCAAGCTACGGCGCGGCGCTGCAGTATTTCACCGGCTCCAAACACCACAACGTCACCTTGCGTCAGCGCGCCATCAAGCGCGGCTACACGCTCAGCGAGTACGCGCTGATGCGGCTTGAGGACAACAAGATCATCGCCGCAGCCAGCGAAGAAGAGATCTACAACGCGCTCGAGCTCGACTACATCGCGCCCGAGCTGCGCGAGAACTGTGGCGAGATCGAAGCCGCTGCCAGACACGAACTGCCGAAGCTCATCACGCGCTCCGACATTCGTGGCGACTTGCACATGCACACCACCGAGTCCGACGGCTCAAACTCCATCCGCGAGATGGCTGAAGCCGCTATCGAACGCGGCCTCGAGTACATTGCAATCACCGATCACTCCAAGCTGCTCACCATGACCGGCGGCATGGATGACAAGCGCGCCATCGCTCACGCCGCTCGCATCCGCGCCGAAAGCAATCGTCTTGCGGAAGAGTTTGCCGCAA
Above is a genomic segment from Granulicella cerasi containing:
- a CDS encoding PHP domain-containing protein — encoded protein: MDNITLARLLDETAALLEIDAADPFRIRSYRRAAETVEQQTTPLETLIGPDGDVKQLLAIPGIGKGMAANIRDLAATGTMPLREELLTKYRASMLELLRLPGMGPKTVALLYSALQIENIDQLEEAAKRGDLLPLPRMGQKFTDKLLKGIEDYRRNASRFRIDDARQHAERVSELIRQFPGIETITPAGSLRRGKESVGDLDLLVTGPACEPDVVAAAVEHVATLPLIDKLLARGQNKVSFNLRNGLQVDVRLLPRASYGAALQYFTGSKHHNVTLRQRAIKRGYTLSEYALMRLEDNKIIAAASEEEIYNALELDYIAPELRENCGEIEAAARHELPKLITRSDIRGDLHMHTTESDGSNSIREMAEAAIERGLEYIAITDHSKLLTMTGGMDDKRAIAHAARIRAESNRLAEEFAAKRGPQWARYERRLKAGEPNTHEPTVPFRILAGCECDILLDGAMDLENDTLAQLDVIVASVHSGFNQTPEEVTERVLRACENPFVQILGHPTGRKVLKREPYKVDVPKMLAAAAKYGIAVEHNSNPARSDLSDLQLRQAKELGCKIIVNTDAHAIEELDQIDNGIVQLRRAWLSAADLINTQPIDAFLAALRPRP